A segment of the Rhinoderma darwinii isolate aRhiDar2 chromosome 12 unlocalized genomic scaffold, aRhiDar2.hap1 SUPER_12_unloc_2, whole genome shotgun sequence genome:
ttgtcttctctgcacaggtctgctgtctgtggtctctgttgtcgactgttggttgggaagcagctgactggtgcttggtgttggctccaccagcctgttagatgtttgctgaggagatctgcttccttctctggacggctgcaggtttggtagcggctcactggtgctggggtcttgtgttggttcctccagcctttcggatctctcctgagtagttgatggagtagacgcaggctgggattctccagaaattctgagctcggtcgcactattaatacgacggccacttgtcgtttcagactgttctattggctcagatcgtaatggggaccggcttctgtccgctccgtcttgctgcaacctacggcgcggtggaacttgaccacgtcttcgtctcctgtcagggacattgtcatggtcttcatcctgctccacactctgacgccttctatgtccagatcttaatcttccatcagcaatgcctagatgtgaaacaatgtgtataacatatattaattatgtacagaaaaaatgggaaaaaagatcaataccagacatttcctatggactcgcgtggccttctttctagaggaaagctcccatgtttttcttatcttggacaaccgttttgatactatgaatatatacacagtcgagtcacattattatagctactactaatatccagagtaaccggcgtgtgcagcacggacagcagtagacgggctgggagtgactcaataaggtgctggtcagtggtctcatatgtggagcctcgctgactccatacatcccacatttactggagggtgcgtgggggaggatccataaagcgaacaacacgattgacgtggtcccacagatgctcaattgggttcaagtctggagaaatagggggccagggaagtacttggaagtcttggtcgtgctcttccaaccactgtcgggcatttatagtcgtgtgacatgtcgcattgtcttgctttaagattccatttgctccagggaagacaatcagcatgtatggtggatgtgatctgtaacgatggattcatatctaaatcggttcagagccttccatatggatgagtggcccagagaatgccatggaaaaataccccaggcgctgacgtcgccgccagctttttccagcaatggttgtaaagtccatcctttcgatgaagcagaaaacgtgatttatcggagaagacaaccctttgccaatcatcggtgctctgagaccaatactgccgtgcaaattgaagccattttttctgatgcacctttgttacataggagcagtgaccatccgtcgggttcggagccccatacgcagtcgggttcgctgaactgttgtattagacacacgtctggtagccaacgttcacctctcaaatacatggcacgtggtgctctgcagtttccatgtccgttattcccaatgatgccatttgtccactcacgatacactgtcaccacagcagcacgcgaacagttcacaaactgcgctgtttgagaaataccgccgcccttggtccgaaagccaataatcatccctttttgcaactgaaaaacggtgcattttttgcggacgcaaaacggacacgtttgtgtgaaactagtctaaatgtatctgatataacaagttccacttaccttgatttatccgggaactttcgtctattgcaagctgcaagagttctcggtaactcattgttccttgtagcaggcggcttgatgtttaaattcaggaacaatggaaaaacgggattcctcaaataagagggaatctaccacgatgttcagaagttgcactggtgtttaagtgccctgaacagatgatgtagtagtcgctttgtagcacaaattcgctctttgaaaaaccaagtgaagtttcagcatcagcatcaactcgagatatggcactgatgtgaccgcgcttggggtccttagaacttcacgccattgtgatgtcactgctatagatgccacaccctccattgttctgatgacatcactgcctgcagtgatgtcataatgcttacggtatgtcataaacggtcccctgctctgcattataccaatcactgcagcaaagcctccaaataaaaaacataaatatatattaaatttttttatatttacatattgcagctgaaaatctctaatatttgtttagtaaatgtttctctataattgtttagtaaatgttgtagcacacaattcatctaagtaaaagtcttagtaacagattaccacaatggagaggtggaaatgtaactttatttttctaaaactagatgattctggagtaaataagaatcctttataacctaaagaggttgtctggtataagaaacccattgtaaataccctattggggaattctaagttaagaaaggacaagtctcttattgatttcactgtgtaatgcttagtttctcctgtggtggcgctgcaggggaattcaacacttctcaagttccatcacagattaaatctgatcactggggtcacaatcagcgacattaagctgcactatctggaAGTACAAATTACACTGAGACTAAGACTTACTAAGACTAAGTCTCTAAGACTTACTAAGACTTTTacttagatgaattgtgtgctacaacatttactaaacaattatagagaaacatttactaaacaaatattagagattttcagctgcaatatgtaaatataaaaaaatgtaatatatatttatttttttatttggaggctttgctgcagtgattggtataatgcagagcaggggaccgtttatgacataccgtaagcattatgacatcactgcaggcagtgatgtcatcagaacaatggagggtgtggcatctatagcagtgacatcacaatggcgtgaagttctaaggaccccaagcgcggtcacatcagtgccatatctcgagttgatgctgatgctgaaacttcacttggtttttcaaagagcaaatttgtgctacaaagcgactactacatcatctgttcagggcacttaaacaccagtgcaacttctgaacatcgtggtagattccctcttatttgaggaatcccgtttttccattgttcctgaatttaaacatcaagccgcctgcaacaaggaacaatgagttaccgagaactcttgcagcttgcaatagacgaaagttcccggataaatcaaggtaagtggaacttgttatatcagatacatttaggctagtttcacacaaacgtgtccgttttgcgtccgcaaaaaatgcaccgtttttcagttgcaaaaagggatgattattggctttcggaccaagggcggcggtatttctcaaacagcgcagtttgtgaactgttcgcgtgctgctgtggtgacagtgtatcgtgagtggacaaatggcatcattgggaataacggacatggaaactgcagagcaccacgtgccatgtatttgagaggtgaacgttggctaccagacgtatgtctaatacaacagttcagcgaacccgactgcgtatggggctccgaacccgacggatggtcactgctcctatgtaacaaaggtgcatcagagaaaatggcttcaatttgcacggcagtattggtctcagagcaccgatgattggcaaagggttgtcttctccgataaatcaagttttctgcttcatcgaaaggatggactttacaaccattgctggaaaaagctggcggcgacgtcagcgcctggggtatttttccatggcattctctgggccactcatccatatggaaggctctgaaccgatttagatatgaatccatcgttacagatcacatccaccatacatgctgattgtcttccctggagcaaatggaatcttaaagcaagacaatgcgacatgtcacacgactataaatgcccgacagtggttggaagagcacgaccaagacttccaagtacttccctggccccctatttctccagacttgaacccaattgagcatctgtgggaccacgtcaatcgtgttgttcgctttatggatcctcccccacgcaccctccagtaaatgtgggatgtatggagtcagcgaggctccacatatgagaccacttaccagcaccttattgagtcactcccagcccgtctactgctgtccgtgctgcacacgccggttactctggatattagtagtagttataataatgtgactcgactgtgtatatattcatagtattaaaacggttgtccaagattagaaagacatgggagctttcctctagaaagaaggccacgcgagtccataggaaatgtctggtattgatcttttttcccattttttctgtacataattaatatatgttatacacattgtttcacatctaggcattgctgatggaagattaagatctggacatagaaggcgtcagagtgtggaacaggatgaagaccatgacaatgtccccgacaggagacgaagacgtggtcaagttccaccgcgccgtaggttgcagcaagacggagcggacagaagccggtccccattacgatctgagccaatagaacagtctgaaacgacaagtggccgtcgtattaatagtgcgaccgagctcagaatttctggagaatcccagcctgcgtctactccatcaactactcaggagagatccgaaaggctggaggaaccaacacaagaccccagcaccagtgagccgctaccaaacctgcagccgtccagagaaggaagcatatctcctcagcaaacatctaacaggctggtggagccaacaccaagcaccagtcagctgcttcccaaccaacagtcgacaacagagaccacagacagcagacctgtgcagagaagacaacgtcggcgaggcaggagaggcaggcagattgatagactcccatctcgaacctttactgaaaacgaagacatccagtcctgcactatatgcctagaggactatgagattggagagcaagtcaccgttctgccatgttctcacatattccatctgccttgtattgcacattggatcccgacaaatccacgctgtcccttgtgccgcgtccatgcctttcaaagaaagaggaggagataagtaccaacagctgtggtgcagaagaaacaccagcagtacaggtatgatcactgacatctatagtatttttgtgaaatcatggctggagcttcggcaccagtatattgctgagtgattatcgtctggtctgattattttttgttttgtctacagtaccacctagtcttcttcatcatcttcaccttggacgccagaatctcaatctgcacagagacctaataataaaagatccctgatgccgtttcccagaatccatttatgtgatactggaatttcccttcggggattaataaagttatcttatcttattttatgcctgggactcccttctattttggatatttcatattccatctcggttggattggcgtttcgactactactacattttggcctaagacttacattacgccttaaaactggtgagaatggtggcgttcccatgtttacataggagcaatgtaggccccaagattacaatatttagggtgattgatatatattgtaaaaataaaaatcacagaaaaaatactctttttttagggtatgttcacaaaagaagtgcaagtcacttatgggccgcttttggagccgtttttcctagacaatattgaaaacagctccaaaaacggccgtaaaaaacgctgaaaaccttgaaaacagctctgtattttcagatatttttgagtttgcgcgtgaacataccctaatttccatcaatgtacaaatgaatagaaattaattactaacatatacaccatccagacataacattaaaaccacctgccttgtgtagtcctcctcgtgctgccataatagctctgacccgttgggacatggatttcagaagatctttaaaagtgtcctgtggtatctggcaccaagacgttagcagatcctttaaccccttcctgctccttgacgttctattccatcatgttatggcaacaggaggcctaacaatggcctccgggtttgtcatctacggaagcctagtttgtcctgccttaggtttgctgtcagtgagtaactgacaacacttttacactgcactacgcatgtagtgcagtgtattagaatagcgatcagggattcctgacttcaagtcacctagtgagacaaaaaaaaaacacttgtataaaaaaacttttttcaatattaagtcctttatttaaaaaaacaaattgttaactaataactattttgtgtgttataaccatctgccttacaccacattttctgtaattttttctgtttttcactgaatgtatcaaccaaattttaccactaacataaagttcaatgtgtcaccagaaaacagtctcagaatcacttggataaataaaggcattccaaagttattattaccacataaagtggcacatgtcatagttacatagttacatagttagtacggctgaaaaaagacacatgtccatcaagttcaaccaagggacgggaaaagggaaggaaaaatttctacacataggagctaatacttttttgttctaggaaattatctaacccttttttaaagccatctactgtccctgcagtgaccagctcctgcggtaggctattccatagattctccagacggagggagtgtccccttgttttttgagggggttttacatggaacagaatttcaccatattttttgtatgtgccattaatatatttatataaattaatcatgtccccccttagtcgtcttttttcaaggctaaataggtttaattcttttaatctttcctcataacttaaattctccatgcccctaattagctttgttgctcttctttgtattttttccaactccagggcatcctttctatgaactggagcccagaactgaactgcatattctagatgaggcctcactaatgctttgtaaagtggtaatattacatccctgtcccgcgagtccatgtcacttttaatacacgacaatatcctgctggcctttgaagcagctgattgacactgcatgctgttattgagtttatgatttacaagtacacccagatccttctcaacaagtgactcccccagtgtagctccccctaggacatatgatgcatgcaggttgttcgtacccagatgcataactttacatttatctacattaaacttcatctgccaagtggacgcccaaacacttagtttgtttaaatctgccgcaattcatgaacatcttccatagactgaactatattatatagcttggtgtcatctgcaaaaatagaaatagtgctattaatcccatcctctatatcattaataaataagttgaataatagtggtcccagcactgaaccctggggtacaccacttattaccggggaccattcagagtaggaatcattgaccacaactctctggatacggtccttgagccaattctcaatccaattacaaactatattttctaaacctatagtccttaatttacccattaggcgtctatgggggacagtgtcaaatgcctttgcaaagtccaaaaacactaaatccacagcggcccctctgtctagacttctgctcacctcttcatataatcactatatccacagcggcccctctgtctaggcttctgctcacctcttcatataaacactatatccacagcggcccctctgtctagacttctgctcacctcttcataaaaacagattaggttagtttgacaacttctgtccttagtaaaaccgtgctggctgtcacttataatactatttattgtcacataatcctgtatatagtccctcaatagcccctcaaacattttccccacgatggatgttaagcttactggtctataattacccggggaagacctagagccctttttgaaaataggcaccacatttgccctgcgccagtcccttggcactattccagtcactagagattctctgaatattatgaaaagggggacagaaataactgaactaagctctttaagaattctagcgtgtatcccatctggtccggggccttgtgcacatttattttatttaatttagcttggacaatatctacattcatccaattcaatatatcaactgatatattaacagcactggcaccggctacatcagctgctctttcttctgttgtatatacagagcaaaAGAACCCAttcagtaactctgccttctcttgatcttctatgaccaactccccattaccactatctaggggtcctacatgttcagaccttggctttttagcatttatatacttgaagaattttttgggatttgttttactatccttggccacctgcctttcattttgtatttttgctaattttattacatttttacagattttattaagctctttatattttacaaaggcttcagacgtaccctcagatttgtattttttaaatgccctttttttgtcgtgtattgcccctttcacagaaggtgtaagccatgtgggatttaattttagtcgtttatacttgttacctataggaataaattttgcactataataacccaaagtagatttgaaaatctcccatttatcatttgtcccattatttgacattagttcttcccagtctatatcctgaattgccgccttcatcctggggaaattggctttcttaaaattaaatgtttttgccctcccagcctgtgtttgttttttacagtataggtaaaatgtaactatattgtgatcactgttaccgaggttttcacgaacattgacgttcccaacaagctctgcattattagaaatgaccagatccaacagagcttcacctctagtagggtcttccacaaactggcctataaaattttcctgcaacagcttgaggaaatgtctccccttagaaaatgtcagattagacaaatgggctctgagccttaaggcccaacctaggcttcgtcattaaggggttaagtcctgtaagttgtgagtaggggtctccatggattggatttgtttttccagcacatctatcagatgatcgattgaattaagaatatggaggccagctgtcacggacactgggtttgtggacgcactaggccgctccaccgtagcggggaggcagctgaccaggtcacagtctatgtgaaagtaagatggcagacagtaatgcttagctacctgaaatagtccgggcggtggctgtggcttcagcacggatggaggcaggtgcggaaagtggcgccagacgtggcgggcagtatccgatgagcagatggcacttgacgtggcagaagacacttgacgtggcagatggcacttgatgtggcagatggcacttgacgtggcagatggcacttgacgtggcagatgacacttgaacacgggtaggcacaggaacaatgcggaatacaggaacggtaatagggcatgggtaacagcgggaacgggagacactaagggaccatttgcaagacagactgggaaagactaacaacgctcaggcaaggatcagaagggctggggcattcttatagagcaggaagtcatgtgggttaatgatcattgttttcatgtgcgcgcgctggcccttacgggacccagccggacggagcggaagcgagcgctggcctctcctaggagggagacggaggccagcgctcacagatccatagctgcgggcatcgggaggtgagtgaactcgacggcccgcggccatgggcgctacagtatccacccctcttacgccccctcttcttggtgccagagtgagagaggaactttttaataagagtaggggcgctgaggttctcttctggctcccaggacctctcctcaggaccaaaccctctccagtccaccagatagaaagtccttcctcctaccctcttgcggtccaggatctcctttacctcgaatacatcagaagggccgctggaagcaactgtggaactagaggtcttgctgtagcggttcaggaccacaggtttcaggagggacacatggaaggagttagggattctgagggtagggggcagctgcagcttataggaaacagggttaatttgttgcaggatctcgaagggaccaaggaacctgggagcaaacttgtatgaaggcaccctcaagtgaatgtttcgagaggacagccagactttagtccctggaagatactgaggcggctctcttcttttggtatctgccttacgcttcatgcggtctaccgccagcaaaatagaggaccgggtctgttgccagatttgcaggaagtccccatatgcagagtcagcagcgggtacctgagatgaagtcgacactggaagaggaactctgggatgttgactgtacacgatgtgaaacggagtggaagtggtggactcacttgtgtggttattatatgaaaactcagcccatggaagaagttgtacccagttatcgtgctgtgaagagatgaagttgcggagataattttccatgatctggttgatcctctcaacttgcccattggactgggggtgataggcagaggaaaagtccaaactcacatccaggagtttacagagggctctccagaacttggaggtaaactgaaccccccggtcggacacaatgtgaagaggcatgccatgcaagcggaagatgtgctgaatgaaggaaattgccagtcgaggagcagagggtaggccggtcagcgggataaaatgtgccatcttagagaaccggtccaccaccacccagatggtgttgcatcctgctgagagaggaaggtccgtgacaaagtccatagcgatgtgctgccagggggcactgggtacaggcaggggttgaagcaggccggcaggcttgctgtgagccactttgttagaggcacacaccgtgcaagcagagacaaagtccagaacatccttaggtagcgtgggccaccagaagggacgagcgatcaggtcttgggtcttacggacaccggcgtgcccagctagtttagaactgtgtccccagcggagaattctttttctgtctgccaaccgaacaaaagttctccctggagggatatttctaagctgcagaggattggcggtgacaatgcaggatgggtctatgatcgtctgaagggactccaccgtgtcttccgtttcaaatgatctggacagggcatcggccctcacgttcttgtcagcgggacgttagtggagcagaaattggaaatgggtgaccacctggcttgacgaggattcagtctttgtgcagactgaaggtaagtgagattcttgtggtcagtgaagatcaggatggggtgagcagcgccctccagaagatgtctccactcctccagggccaatttgatagccagtagctcccgatctccaatggaataattgcgctcagcagaggaaaacagtcttgagtagtagccacatactactgcctttcctttggagctcctctggaacagaagtgcgcctgcacaaacaaaatttatttaggggtctagtctggggtctgtattttttagcggtctggtctgggagtctgtattcatttaggggtctggtctgggggtctgcatttatttagcggtctggtctggggtctgtatttatttaggggtctagtctggggtctgcatttatttaagggtctagtcttgggtctgtatttaggtgtccggtctggggtctgtatttatttaggggtccggtctggggtctgtatttatttaggggactggtctgtggtctccattgatttaggggtctggtctggggtctgcatttatttaggtgtctggtctggggtctgtatttatttaggggtctggtctggggtctgtagttatttaggggtctggtctggggtctgtatttatttaggggtctggtctgggggtctgcatttatttaggggtctggtcttgggtctgtatttatttaggcgtccggtacatggtctgcattaatttgggggtctggtctggggtctgtatttattaaggggtctagtctggggtctgtatttttttaggtgtccggtcaggggtctgcatttatttaggggtctagtctggggtctgtatttatttaggggtccagtctggggtctgtatttatttaggggtccggtcaggggtctgaatttatttaggcgtctagtctggggtctgtattttttaggggtctggtctgggagtctgtattcatttaggggtctggtctgggggtctgcatttatttagcggtctggtctggggtctgtatttatttaggggtctagtcttgggtctgtatttaggtgtccggtctggggtctgtatttatttaggggtccggtctggggtctgtatttatttaggggactggtctgtggtctccattgatttaggggtctggtctggggtctgcatttatttaggtgtctggtttggggtctgtatttatttaggggtctggtctggggtctgtataaataaatacagacgccagaccagaccctaagttaatgcagacaccagaccggacccctaaataaatacagaccccagaccggacacctaaatacagacccaagactagacccttaaataaatgcagacgccagaccagacccctaaataaatgcaaaccctagaccagacccctaaataaatacagacccaggaatagagcactaaatgaatacagaccccagaccagaccccttaataaatacagatcccagacccaacccctaaattaatgcagaccccagaccggacccctaaataaatacagaccccagaccagacccctaaataaatgcagaccttagaccagacccctaaataaatacagacccaagactagacccgtaaataaatacagaccacagagtggacccctaaataaatagacccctaactaaatacagaccccagaccagacccctaaataactacagaccccagaacagacccctaaataaatacagaccccagaccagacccctaaataaatacagaccccagaccacttccctaaataaatacagaccacagaccagacccctaaataaatacagaccccagaccagacccctaaataaatacagaccccagactggacccctaaataaatagaccccagactagaaccctaaataaatgcagacaccagaccagaccactaaatcaattaagaccacagaccagtaccctaaataaatacagaccccagaccagacacctaaataaatgcagacgccagaccagaaccctaaatcaatggagaccacagaccagacccctaaataaatacagaccccagaccagacccctaaataaatacagaccccagaccagaaccctaaataaatactgaccccagacccctaaataagtttTTAATTCTCCTCTCTATATCAAATCTAGGGTCATAACTTAATAGTCTATAGACCTTAGTGTCATTCAATTGTCTATGAGCTTCAGCAATTTAGGATTTGGAGTCCATAACCACaaccgcaccccctttgtcagcgggtttaATGGTGAGGTCGAGGCTATGGACCAGCTCATCCAATGCAGATAATC
Coding sequences within it:
- the LOC142698146 gene encoding uncharacterized protein LOC142698146; this translates as MSYRELLQLAIDESSRINQGIADGRLRSGHRRRQSVEQDEDHDNVPDRRRRRGQVPPRRRLQQDGADRSRSPLRSEPIEQSETTSGRRINSATELRISGESQPASTPSTTQERSERLEEPTQDPSTSEPLPNLQPSREGSISPQQTSNRLVEPTPSTSQLLPNQQSTTETTDSRPVQRRQRRRGRRGRQIDRLPSRTFTENEDIQSCTICLEDYEIGEQVTVLPCSHIFHLPCIAHWIPTNPRCPLCRVHAFQRKRRR
- the LOC142698145 gene encoding uncharacterized protein LOC142698145 yields the protein MSYRELLQLAIDESSRINQGIADGRLRSGHRRRQSVEQDEDHDNVPDRRRRRGQVPPRRRLQQDGADRSRSPLRSEPIEQSETTSGRRINSATELRISGESQPASTPSTTQERSERLEEPTQDPSTSEPLPNLQPSREGSRSPQQTSNRLVEPTPSTSQLLPNQQSTTETTDSRPVQRRQRRRGRRGRQIDRLPSRTFTENEDIQSCTICLEDYEIGEQVTVLPCSHIFHLPCIAHWIPTNPRCPLCRVHAFQRKSRR